The Sandaracinus amylolyticus genomic interval CGGCTCCAGCGCATGCACGCGCTCCCGCCGCGGTCGCGCAGCACGACGATCGGGCACTTCACGCTGAAGCGCAGCGCGCGCCCGATCGACGCGCCGAGCGAGGAGGGCGAGGACGTCGAGACGTACGTCGCGAGCTCCGACTTCCAGGATCGCGAGGACGCGCTCGCCCTCGAGCTCTCACGCGCGCTCGGCCTCACGCGGCGCTTCTTCGACGTCGCCGTGCACCTCCGGCAGGGCGAGATCACTTCGATCCTCGAGGGCGCGCCGCGCGAGCTCGACATCGTGCTCGGCGTCACGTCGGCGGTCGTCGCGGCGGACGAGATGCGCGCGATGGCGCTGGAGCGCGAGAAGGAGTGCGCGACGCTCCCGGTGCTCGAGGAGTCGCTGAAACGCATGGACCTCGATCGCGAGGGAGGACGCGCCGAGATCGAGCGGCTCGCGGCCGAGCGTGCGCGCCTCGACGAGCGTCTCGCGTCGTTCGACGGTGAGGCCGCGGCGATCGCGAGCGGGCTCGCGGCGATCGCTCCGCTCGCGGACGTCGGGGCGCGCCTCGAGCGCGCGCGCGCCGAGCATCGTCGTGCCGCGGAGGCCCGTGCCGACGCGGTCGCCGCGCTCGAGTCGCTCCCGAGCGCCGACGCGACCGGCGCCGAAGAGGTCCAGCGCGCGTCCGAGCTCGCGATGCGCGAGCGCGAGATCGAAGCGCGGCAGCACACGCTCGACGCGGAGCGTCGCTCGCACGATCGCACGCGCGGCGATCTCGGCGCGCGGATCGCACGCCGTCGCGACCACGCGCACGCGGGTGCCGGCGCGCGCTGCGAGGCGTGTGGCCAGGCGATCGACGCCGCGCTCGCCGCGCGCGAGATCGAGGCATGGAGCGTCGAGCTCGCGCGCACCGATGCGCGCCTCACGGAGATCGACGCGGAGCTCGCGACGCTTCGCGAGTCGGGCGCGATCCTCCGCGCGGAGTCACGCCGCATGGCGGAGTCGCGTGCTCGAGCCGAGGCGCTCGCGGCGCGTCGCGCCGACGCCGTTCGCCTCGTCGAGCGTCGCAGCGCGTCGCTCGAGGACGCATCGCACGCGCTCGCGTCCTCGATCGACGCCGCGCGGGCGCTCGTGCCCGACCCGCCGGGCGAAGCCGACGCGCTCGCGGCGCTGCTGTCGTCGAGGCTCGAGCACGAGCGCGATGCGCTGCGGACCCGCCGCGCGCGCCTCGATGCCGAGCGGGACGTGGTGCGCGAGAGCCACGCGCGCATCGCGAGCGAGCACGAAGCCCGCACGCGTCGGGCCGCCGAGGTCGAGCGCGAGCACGCGCGAACGCGGGAGGCATGCGAGCGCCTGCGCGAGCTCGCTTCGACCGCGAGCCGCCTGCGCGTGCTCTCCGAAGGCTTCCGCGAGCTCCAGGCGATCCTCCGCGATCGCGCGGCGAGCGCGCTCGCCGAGCACACGCACACGATCCACCGCGCGCTCCAGGGCGACGCGCACGACGCGAAGAACGCGGAGCTGAAGAGCGTGCGGCTCGACCCCGAGACCTACGCGCTCCTCGTCACCCCGAACGACATCGGCCGCGAGGTGCCTGCGAGCGCGGCGCAGGGCGGCGGGCATCGTCTGCTGCTCGGGCTGGCGCTCGAGCTCGCGATCGCGCGCCTGGTCGGGCCTCCGCCGTTCCTGCTCCTCGACGAGCCGACGTACGGCCTCGATCGACCGCGCCGCGCCGCGCTGCTCGCGCGCATCGCGTCGCTCGAGATCACGCCGCAGATCCTCCTCATCACGCACCACGACACCGAGGGCGTCACCGGACGTCGGCTTCGCGTCGTGCGACACGGCAAGCACAGCCGCGTGGAGGCCGCGTGAGCGACACGCCCGCGGAGGTCGATCGCAGCTGGCGCTCGCCGGTCTACCGCGTCTGGTACGAGCTGCACGGCTTCGTCGACGACGGGCTGCGCGATCCGATCCTCACGCAGCCCGAGATCCTCGCGGGCATGGGCCCGTTCGAAGAGGTCGCGGACGCGGTCGCGACCGCGCGCGCGCAGAAGGTCGTGCTCGGCTTGCTCAAGGCGCGCCTCGATGCGGAGCCCGCGATCGCGCATCGCTTCGTCGCGCAGCCGGGATGGCCGTGGCTCGCGAAGCTCGTCGCCGCGGTGCGCCTCAAGGAGCTCGCGTCCGCGCGCATCGTGCAGCGCGGCGCGCGTGGTCGCGCGAGCTACGACTGCACCGAGCTCGTCCGCACGTATCACGGCAAGAGCCTGATGCGCAGCCTCGGGTTCGAGCGACGTCGTGTGCTCGGCAAGGACGAGCTCGCGAAGCTCGAGGAAGCGTGCGCGCGCATCAAGCTCACGCTGCCGCGCGTCGTCGAGCCGACGACGACCGAGCGCTTCTTCTCGGGCGAGGACGAGACGGCGAGCGACGAGACGGAGGACTGATCGTGGATCACGTGGAGCTCTTGGCGCGCGCGAAGGTCGACGATCCGCGCAGCGAGTCCGGCGTCGTGCTCGAGGGGCAGTATCGCGAGGCGTACGACGCGATGCTCGACGCCCACAACGCCGGGCTCTTCGTCGGCCTGATCGGACCGGTGGGCGCGGGCAAGACCGCGCTGTGCCGCAAGTTCGCCGAGGATCTCGGGCGACCGTTCGAGTGGGTCACGTTCAGCGATCTCGTGCGCCCCGCGAACCTCGTCGGCAGCTTCGATCCGACGCTCGTGTTCAAGTACGGATACGCACCCGAGGCGTTCGTGCCCGGGCCGTTCACGCTCGCCGCGCTGAAGGGCGGCGTGTTCCTCGCGAACGAGCTCAACCGCGGCGACGAGTACGTGCTCAACACGATGCTCGACGCGCTCGAGGAGCGTCGCCTCTACATCCCCGCGCTGCGCGCGTGGTACCGCGTGCACGACGACTTCTATCTGATCGCCGCGATGAACCCGGCCGAGAACCGCGGGACGCGCCGGCTCCCCAGCGCGATCCGCGATCGCATCAAGGTCTGGATCCGCCTCGCGTACCCGAAGCGCGCGACCGAGCTGAAGATCGTCGCGCAGCACTGCCGCGAGTACGAGCTCGCGCCGGGACAGATCGAGCTCGTGCTCGAGATGGTCGAGCAGACGCGCGAAGATCCCGCGATCGAATCGCCCGCGTCGATCCGCTCGAGCATCGGCATCGCGCGCTTCGCGGCCGAGCGTGCGCGACGCCTCGGACAGCCGGTCGATCACAAGCTGCTCGCGCAGGCCGCGCGCCTCGTCCTCTCCGAGGCGATCCGCGTGAAGCCCGGGCGCAACCTCGAGCACTACCTCGACTCGCTGCTCACGAAGACGCTGGGGACCACCGGTTGAGCGAGATCGACGAGGGACGCTTCCGCGGCGACGAGACACCCGAGTGGACGCCGATCGCGTTCGCGGTCGAGCTCACGCGGAGGCTCCGTCGTCACGCCGGCATCGCGTGCACGCCGAGCCTGCGCGCGACGATCGCGATCCCGCGCTTCCTCACCGCGCGCTACGCGCGCACGAAGCGCCTCACGGCGCGCGACTACCTCGACGCGGCGATCCTCACCACGCCTTTCGAAGATCAAGCGATCGCGGAGTCCGTCGCGCGCGAGCTGCTCTTCCCGCGCGCCGAGACCGCGGGCGCGGCGTCGTCGCCCACGAAGGTGCGCGAGGACGCGAAGGTCGTCGCCAGCGCGCAGCCCGCCGACCCGGTGTCGGGCATCCTCGGCGATCTCGCGGCGCTCGACGTCGATCTCGACGCGCTCGCCGATCTCGCCGACCTCGAGTCGATGATCGACGACGGCACGGAGCCCGACGACGGCGATCCATTCGAGCTCTTCGAGCGCCTCTACTCGTCCGCGGATCCCGAGGAGCGCGCGCTCGGCGAGCTCGTCGTGCTGTTCGGCGGCGCGGCGGAGATGGCGTCGGTGTCGGCGCGCACCGTCGATCACGTGCGCGTGCTGGTGCGCGAGCGTCTCCTCGCGCACGTCGGCGCGCTCACGCCCGCGCACGTGCTGCACGCGTGCAACGCCGGGTTCGGCACGCTGCTCGCGCACGAGGCGCGTCATCCCTGGGAGATCGCAGGGTTCCTCGCGGGGCTCGGACGTGATCGCGAGCTCCGCACCCACCTCGCCGACCTCGCGAGCAGCGCATCGCCGCGCGACCTCGGCGCGACACTGCGCTTCGTCGCGCCGCACGCGATCGACGCACGCGACTTCCGCCGCGCCGCGCTCGCGCGCCCGCTCGATCTCGCGGAGCACGCGGAGCTGCTGCTCGGCTTCGAAGAGTACGTCGATCCTCCGGCCGCGCTGATCGCGCGCTCCGCGAAGGAGAGCCCGCGGCGCGCGATGAACGCCGCGCGCACGCTGCGCGAGCGCTTCGGGCACAGCGTCGAAGATCGTGTGCTCGACGCGTGGGCGAGCGCGCTCGGTCGTGCTCCGACGCTGCGCGAGCTTGTCGACGTCGCGGTCGAGTCGACGCGATATCACGCGCTGGTCGAGCCCGCGCTCGAGACGCACGTGCTCGAGCTGCGCGAGGAGGCGTCGGACGAGTACGCCGATGCGTCCGACGAGGTCCCGCCGGTGCCCCACGCGCTCGCGGCGAGCGTCGTGCTCGCGCGCGATCTCGCGGGCACGAAGGTGACGTCGGCGGTGAAGGCCGCGCGCCGGCTCGCCACCGAGGTCCCGTGCACGGTGCGCGTCGCCGCGCACTTCCTGCCGCTCCTCGACGAGCTCCTCGAGCATGCGCTCATCCCCGACGATCTCGAGCGTCTCGTCGAGATCGCGACGCTGCTCGGCATCGATCCCAACGAGGTCTACGACCGCATCGGTCAGGCGCTCGAGCAGCTCCGCGCGATGATCCTCGGCGACGCGCACGACGCCGATCGCTACGCGCGTCTCGTCGATCGCATCGCGTCGATCCCGCAGGCGCTGCTCGACGAGCTCTGCGGCGCGGCGAGCGCGAGCTCGAACCTCGAGGCGATCGCCGCGCTGCTCGCCATCGATCTCGGCGGGGCCACGCAGCGCCTCCCCGAGGACCTCGTGATGCAGGGCCTCGGCTTCAAGGGAATCGGCGGCGGATCGAACCTGCTCAAGCAGTGGTTCTCGCACCGCGGCGCGCTCGTCGATCCGCTCAAGTCCCGCATCAAGGCGATCGCGAAGGAAGCGCTGATCGATCTCGCGTTCGAGTGGCTCGGCAAGTCGGGCGCGAGCGCCGAGCGCGGCTTGATCCCGGAGAGCCGCACCCGTCCGATGCGCGCCGGCGACGACCTCGATCTCCTCGATCTCGACGCGAGCCTCGAGCGTGTGATCGACGAAGGACGCCGCCTCGACGACGCGCGCGACGACGACCTGCTCGTCTCGGAGACGGTGCGCGGGCGCGCCGCGGTCTCGGTGCTGATCGACATCTCGGGCTCGATGAGCGGGCCCGACCTCGCGATGTGCTCGATCGCCGTCGTGATGCTCCTCGGCAAGCTGCGCGCCGACGAGGTCAGCCTCGCGCTCTTCGAGAGTGACACCCACGTCGTGAAGCGCTTCGCCGACGAGGCCGATCTCGACGCGGTCGCGGACGAGCTGCTCGATCTCCACGCGCGCGGTGGCACCTGCGTCGATCAGGCGCTGCGCTTCGTCGAGGAGGAGATGAGCGGCGTCGAGGCCACGCTGCGCGTGCTCTTCGTGCTGAGCGACTTCGCGTTCAGCGAGCGGCCCGAAGAGCTGCGTACGCTGGGATCACGCATCGCCGATCACGGCGTGTCGCTGATCGCCGCCGCGCACGGCTACGTGATGAAGGAGAGCCGCGACGCGCTGGTCTCGTCGATCGGCGGCGAGACGATGACGATGAAGAAGGCCGAGGAGCTGCCCGCGCTACTCCTCGACGTGCTCTCGCGCATCGCCGACGGCCGGTAGCTCGCTCAGCGCCAGGCGATCTCGAGGCCGAACCCGTGCGGCCCCACGTCGTGCGCTTCGATCGACACGAGTGTGCGGCTCGACAGCGCGACGAGCCCGCACGCGCCGATCATCGCGAGCAGGCGCCACGTCGGGTGCTCGAAGAGCGGGCTCTCGAGGTAGCGCAGGCGCGCGCGCGAGCCCTGCACGATCGCCTCGGCGCGCCCCTCGCTGCACGCCTGACCGTGGAGCGATCCGGTGCGCGAGAGCAGCGCGCCCGGCCCTGCGGCGCGCAGTGCGAGCTTCGACATCGTGCTCGCGTTGCGCAGCGCGTCGTCGATCACGATCGGCGCCAGCGCGCGGCGGTCGCCGTCGAGGAAGAGCTCCACGACGAGCTCGGTCGCCCGCAGCTGCGCCGCGACCGGCACCCAGGCGTCGTCGCGCGGATCGTCCTCGAGCGCCAGCGTCCCCATCCGCGACTTCACGCGGTCGGCAGCGTCGGCACCGAAGCGGCGTCGCAGGTTCTCCGCCCAGCGCCGCACCAAGAGCCCGCGCACCGTGCCGGAGAGCGCGCACGTCGCGTCCGCGCTCCACGCCGCTTCGCGCGCCACGTCGTCGATCGACCGCGCTCGGTCGACCACTGCGCTCTGCATCGCCGCACCGCTCACCCCGAAGGCGTGAGAGCAGGCCCGTCCGCGCGCAACACGCGGTCACGCCGATTCGGCCGACCCGTCGCCAACCGCCCCCGAACGGTCCGAGGGGCCGCCGAACGGATCTGCGGGGATCGAGATCGCCCACCGCGAAGCCACCCCACCACGAGCGGCCCGCTCGTCGGGACGCAGACGAAACTGCTGTGAGCGCGAGCGCGCGCCAGCGCGCCCTTGCGCGAACGTGCACACCGAAGCCTCACGGTGTGCACGACCGGAGAACTCAATAATGGCGCTCCAGGACGTACCAGCCGAAGCCGCGGAGCATGACCTTCACGAGGGACGCCTCGACGAGCGGATCGAAGCGCGCCCACGCGTCCTCGACGAGGTCACGCGCCTGCTGCTTGCACGCCGCGATCGCGCCCGAGCTCGCCATCATCTCCACCGCGCGCGCGACGAGCTTCGTGTCGCTCGGCTTCGACGCGACGATGCGGAACAGCTCGACGCGCTCCTCGCGCCCGAGCAGCGACATCGCCTTCGCAAAGGGCAGGGTGACCTTGCCGTGCATCACGTCCTCGCCGCGCGTCTTCAGGTCACCGCGGAAGCCCTCGAGGTTGAGCACGTCGTCGACGATCTGGAACGCGAGCCCGAGCGCCTCGAAGAACCCGCCGACCGCCTCGATCTGCGCCTCGGTGCCCTGGCCCGCGAGCGCGCCCATCCGCGCGAGCGCGGCCGCCGGCGCCGCGGTCTTCAGCCGATGGATCGCGAGCACGCGCTCCTCGAGATCCGCGCTGTCGCCCGACTCGACCGCGGCCGGCACGAACTGGTGCAGGCCCGCGAGGTCGAGCGCCTGTCCGCCGTGGCCCGCGCGCAGCGCCTCGAAGTAGAGGTCGTAGATGCGCACCTGCCGCGCCGACGACATCGCCTCGTCGCGCAGCAGCTTCTGCCCGAGGAAGTACGCCGCGGTGCCCGAGTTGATCGCGATCGCGTCGCCGTGGACCGCGTGGCACGTCGGCCCGCCGCGCCGCACCTCCGAGCGATCCTGCACGTCGTCGACGATCAGCGATCCGGTGTGCATCAGCTCGGGCATCGCGAGCCAGCGCACGTACTTGCGCGAGTCGCCGCCGACCACGTCGCAGCACGCGAGCGCCGCGTACGAGCGCCACGACTTGCCGCCGCGATCGACGATCTCGCGGATCGGCTTCGTGAGGTAGTCGGCGACGAGCTGCACGTCGACGCCGCGCATGTACTGCTCGCGCTCGCGCGACGCGATCAGCTCGCGCATCTCCGCGAACGACGGCTCGAGCGGCATGACCGAGTGCACGCTGCGCCGCGTCTCCGTGCCGACCGCGGAGAAGAACTCGTCGAGCGTGTCGATGTGCGAGAAGCCGCTGCGCTCGACGAAGCCCACGCCGCGCACCGCTTCACCGGCGATCGTCCCGCGGACCTCGACGCGCCCTTCCCAGAACGCCGGCTCCGAGAGGACCGTGATGAACTCCTGATCGTCGACCGGCGCGACCAGCTCGAGATCGACGCGCGCGTCGGGCGCGCGCAGGCGCCACGCGGTCGGATACTCGTTGAACGTGCGCGTCGACACGAAGCGCCCGCTCGCTTCGAGCGTGAACGCCTCGTGCGTCGCGACGCGTCCGTCGCGCCCGATGATCTTCGCGCGTCCCTCGAGCCGCTTCTCGCCCTCGCGCGCGAGATCGAAGAGGTCGTACGCCGAGAGCTCGATGCCGCCCTCGAGCTGCAGCGAGACCCAGTTCCACGCGACCTCGCGCGGCGTCTCGTCTTCCTCGTCGTCCTTCTCGCGATGACCGCCGAACTCGTGGTCGTACCAGCCGATCGCGCGCTCGACCGCGACGTGCTGTCCGTCGAGCACGAGCGTCCCGGTGACCGTCGCGCGCGGACAGAAGTAGTAGAACATGTCCTCGCCGCCGGGCCCGCGGACGACGCCGTCGTCGCCGTGGCGCACCACCGGCTTGTCGAGGCGGAACCGCAGATCGCACCCGACCGCGCGATCGGTGTGACGCAGCGAGAGCGAGTACGTGCCGTCGTCGTGCTTCACGAAGCGCTGGCCGTCGTAGTCGAGCTCCAGCCGGCGCGTCGCGACGGTCACGTCGCCCTCGAACATGCGATCCGGGAGCGGCACCTCGCCCTTCACGAGCACCTCGCGGATCGCGCGGCGCAGGCGCGGATCGCGCGTGCCCTCGCCGCGCTCGAGCTTCTCGAGCCCGATGCGCGGCGCCTGCTTGTCGACGAGCGAGTCCGCGACGTACTCGCCGCGGTCGAGATCGACGATCGCCCACGTGAGCGAGTGCGCGTGCTGGCGCTCCTTCGTGCGTTCGTCGACGCCGCTGAGGATGCGGAAGAACGACGCGAAGAGCGCCAGTCGCCGCCCGCCCGCGACCTCGAGGTGGCTGTTGACGTACCACCACTCGGTCGTCGACGACGCGTGTGGAAGGTCGTGAAGGTCGAGGTCGATCGGTCCGGGCAGAGGCCAATCGGTCGGTCGATCCAGCATGACGACTCCTCTCGGCCGCGCCCCGGGCCCACACCCCCACGGCCGAGAGCGCGAGTACTGGCCGGGCCGGGGGCTCGTCAATACCGGCACCGGTTAAACGTGCTCACACCAATGTTTTCGTGAGCAAGAGTTCCGGCCACACGGCTGCAGTACGATTACGGCGCTCGGACCTGGCCAAAACACGATGCGAGACGGACACAGAAGAGCGGTCGAGGAGCTGGAGCGCGGGGACGACTACCTCGCGACGCGCGCGGCCTACGCGCGCATCCCCGGCGGCGTGTATCTGCGGCCGACGGAGCGCGGGCTCGTGGTGCTCGCGCTCGACGGCTCGTGCGCGAGCATGATCGGCGTCGGAGGTCGTGATCGCGACGATCACGTCGTCGCGCGACTGCCGCCCTCGACGGCGCACGTCGAGCGCGCGCTCGCGGGCTACGAGGCGAAGCGCGCGACGCTCGCGCGGCCGAGCATCGAGGAGCGACACGCGCTGGCGCTGATCGCGGGAGCGCTCGCGGGCGATCTCTCACTGCCGTGGCCGGGCGTCTTCTTCGTGCACCAGGAGTGGCGCTTCGCGGACCGGACGAAGATCGATCTGCTCGCGGTCGATCCGTCGCGCGGCCGCTGGACCGTGATCGAGCTCAAGAAGTCGGAGGCCGCGGCGCGCGCGAACGATCCTCGGAAAGGCGGCGACGCGTGGGCCCAGGCGCGGGCGTACGCGCAGCGATTGCACGCCGAGCGCGCCGAGCTCTACCCGTTCTTCGAGCGGATCGCGCGGGCGCTGGCGCGTCATCACGGCGCGCCGAGCGCGATGTGCGAGCTGCGGGTCGACGCGGAGCACGTCCCGGACGTGCTCGTCGCATGGCCGTGACATGTCGGAGGCGGATCGACACCACCACGCGTGTCAGCCTTGCGCCCTTCGCGCGCGCGACTACAACCTCGCGCCACGAATGAAGAAGCGCGACCTTTCTCGACGCATCGCTGCAAGGCGGAAGCTGCACGCGATGGCGCACGAGGCGGCCCCGTTCTTCGGTCGAGAGAGGCTCGCGCGAATGCTGCGCGACCGCGCTCCGGACCTCGTCAAGCTCGTCGGCGAGCGCGAGGTCGAGGCGATGGTGGAGCTCGTCTCGAGACCGTTGGGCGCCGCCTGATCCCACGTACACTCGCGCGCGTGCCGCTGCACCGCGCACTTCTGATCGCGACGATCGCGCTCGCGTCGTCGCTCTCCGTCCGCGCCCACGCGGATGCGATCCCAGGTCCGTCCCGT includes:
- a CDS encoding VWA domain-containing protein, encoding MSEIDEGRFRGDETPEWTPIAFAVELTRRLRRHAGIACTPSLRATIAIPRFLTARYARTKRLTARDYLDAAILTTPFEDQAIAESVARELLFPRAETAGAASSPTKVREDAKVVASAQPADPVSGILGDLAALDVDLDALADLADLESMIDDGTEPDDGDPFELFERLYSSADPEERALGELVVLFGGAAEMASVSARTVDHVRVLVRERLLAHVGALTPAHVLHACNAGFGTLLAHEARHPWEIAGFLAGLGRDRELRTHLADLASSASPRDLGATLRFVAPHAIDARDFRRAALARPLDLAEHAELLLGFEEYVDPPAALIARSAKESPRRAMNAARTLRERFGHSVEDRVLDAWASALGRAPTLRELVDVAVESTRYHALVEPALETHVLELREEASDEYADASDEVPPVPHALAASVVLARDLAGTKVTSAVKAARRLATEVPCTVRVAAHFLPLLDELLEHALIPDDLERLVEIATLLGIDPNEVYDRIGQALEQLRAMILGDAHDADRYARLVDRIASIPQALLDELCGAASASSNLEAIAALLAIDLGGATQRLPEDLVMQGLGFKGIGGGSNLLKQWFSHRGALVDPLKSRIKAIAKEALIDLAFEWLGKSGASAERGLIPESRTRPMRAGDDLDLLDLDASLERVIDEGRRLDDARDDDLLVSETVRGRAAVSVLIDISGSMSGPDLAMCSIAVVMLLGKLRADEVSLALFESDTHVVKRFADEADLDAVADELLDLHARGGTCVDQALRFVEEEMSGVEATLRVLFVLSDFAFSERPEELRTLGSRIADHGVSLIAAAHGYVMKESRDALVSSIGGETMTMKKAEELPALLLDVLSRIADGR
- a CDS encoding AAA family ATPase, encoding MILSLRLKGFRRYRDETFTFAPGINFVEGENNAGKSTVFYAIEYALFGRVTGHKTIAALMAPKARAMGVELVFRGRDGHRYRLQRMHALPPRSRSTTIGHFTLKRSARPIDAPSEEGEDVETYVASSDFQDREDALALELSRALGLTRRFFDVAVHLRQGEITSILEGAPRELDIVLGVTSAVVAADEMRAMALEREKECATLPVLEESLKRMDLDREGGRAEIERLAAERARLDERLASFDGEAAAIASGLAAIAPLADVGARLERARAEHRRAAEARADAVAALESLPSADATGAEEVQRASELAMREREIEARQHTLDAERRSHDRTRGDLGARIARRRDHAHAGAGARCEACGQAIDAALAAREIEAWSVELARTDARLTEIDAELATLRESGAILRAESRRMAESRARAEALAARRADAVRLVERRSASLEDASHALASSIDAARALVPDPPGEADALAALLSSRLEHERDALRTRRARLDAERDVVRESHARIASEHEARTRRAAEVEREHARTREACERLRELASTASRLRVLSEGFRELQAILRDRAASALAEHTHTIHRALQGDAHDAKNAELKSVRLDPETYALLVTPNDIGREVPASAAQGGGHRLLLGLALELAIARLVGPPPFLLLDEPTYGLDRPRRAALLARIASLEITPQILLITHHDTEGVTGRRLRVVRHGKHSRVEAA
- a CDS encoding AAA family ATPase, which translates into the protein MDHVELLARAKVDDPRSESGVVLEGQYREAYDAMLDAHNAGLFVGLIGPVGAGKTALCRKFAEDLGRPFEWVTFSDLVRPANLVGSFDPTLVFKYGYAPEAFVPGPFTLAALKGGVFLANELNRGDEYVLNTMLDALEERRLYIPALRAWYRVHDDFYLIAAMNPAENRGTRRLPSAIRDRIKVWIRLAYPKRATELKIVAQHCREYELAPGQIELVLEMVEQTREDPAIESPASIRSSIGIARFAAERARRLGQPVDHKLLAQAARLVLSEAIRVKPGRNLEHYLDSLLTKTLGTTG
- a CDS encoding polyprenyl synthetase family protein, with the protein product MLDRPTDWPLPGPIDLDLHDLPHASSTTEWWYVNSHLEVAGGRRLALFASFFRILSGVDERTKERQHAHSLTWAIVDLDRGEYVADSLVDKQAPRIGLEKLERGEGTRDPRLRRAIREVLVKGEVPLPDRMFEGDVTVATRRLELDYDGQRFVKHDDGTYSLSLRHTDRAVGCDLRFRLDKPVVRHGDDGVVRGPGGEDMFYYFCPRATVTGTLVLDGQHVAVERAIGWYDHEFGGHREKDDEEDETPREVAWNWVSLQLEGGIELSAYDLFDLAREGEKRLEGRAKIIGRDGRVATHEAFTLEASGRFVSTRTFNEYPTAWRLRAPDARVDLELVAPVDDQEFITVLSEPAFWEGRVEVRGTIAGEAVRGVGFVERSGFSHIDTLDEFFSAVGTETRRSVHSVMPLEPSFAEMRELIASREREQYMRGVDVQLVADYLTKPIREIVDRGGKSWRSYAALACCDVVGGDSRKYVRWLAMPELMHTGSLIVDDVQDRSEVRRGGPTCHAVHGDAIAINSGTAAYFLGQKLLRDEAMSSARQVRIYDLYFEALRAGHGGQALDLAGLHQFVPAAVESGDSADLEERVLAIHRLKTAAPAAALARMGALAGQGTEAQIEAVGGFFEALGLAFQIVDDVLNLEGFRGDLKTRGEDVMHGKVTLPFAKAMSLLGREERVELFRIVASKPSDTKLVARAVEMMASSGAIAACKQQARDLVEDAWARFDPLVEASLVKVMLRGFGWYVLERHY